A region of the Nothobranchius furzeri strain GRZ-AD chromosome 13, NfurGRZ-RIMD1, whole genome shotgun sequence genome:
TCGGCTTCAAAACCCTGGAGCGCTCCTATCTGCTGAAGATCAATGGAAAAGTGGCCGAGCGTCCGCAGCACATGCTCATGAGGGTGTCTGTTGGGATCCATGAGAGAGACATCGATGCAGCCATTGAGACGTACAacctgctgtcagagaagtggttCACCCACGCCTCACCAACCCTCTTCAACGCAGGAACCAACCGGCCACAGCTGTCCAGCTGCTTCCTCCTCGCCATGAAAGACGACAGCATCGAAGGCATTTATGACACTCTTAAGCAGTGTGCCCTCATTTCCAAATCCGCCGGAGGCATTGGCGTGGCGGTCAGCTGTATCAGATCAACCGGGAGCTACATCGCTGGTACCAATGGTAACTCCAACGGGCTGGTGCCCATGTTGAGAGTTTACAACAATACTGCTCGCTATGTTGATCAGGGGGGGAACAAAAGACCTGGAGCCTTTGCCATGTACCTGGAGCCATGGCACTTtgatgtgtttgacttcctggagCTGAAGAAGAACACAGGAAAGGAGGAGCAGAGAGCCAGAGACCTCTTCTATGCCCTGTGGATTCCAGATCTGTTCATGAAGAGAGTGGAGAGTAACCAAAACTGGTCCCTAATGTGTCCCAACGAGTGTCCTGGGCTGGACGAGTGCTGGGGGGAGGAGTTTGAAAAACTGTACACTAAATATGAAAACGAGGGGAGGGTGAAGCGTGTGGTGAAGGCTCAGCAGCTCTGGTATGCCATTATTGAGTCCCAGACAGAAACGGGAACGCCATACATGCTGTACAAAGATGCATGTAACAGGAAGAGTAACCAGCAGAATCTGGGCACCATCAAATGCAGCAACCTGTGCACCGAAGTTGTTGAGTACACCAGCAAAGACGAGGTGGCGGTGTGTAACCTTGCCTCCATTGCTCTCAACATGTACGTCACACCAGAACGGACTTTTGACTTCAAGAAGCTGGCATCTGTGACCAAAGTTATTGTCAAAAACCTCAACAAGGTCATTGAAATCAACTACTACCCAGTTCCTGAAGCTGAGAAGTCCAACAAGCGCCACAGGCCAATAGGAATTGGAGTTCAAGGTTTGGCAGATGCCTTCATCCTGATGCGTTATCCCTTCGAAAGCCCAGAGGCTCAGTTGCTAAACATCCAGATTTTTGAGACCATCTACTACGCTGCTCTGGAGGCGAGCTGCGAGCTAGCTGCCGAGTTCGGACCGTACGAGACCTACGAAGGTTCCCCTGTCAGCAAGGGCATCCTGCAATACGACATGTGGGACAAGACGCCTACAGACCTGTGGGACTGGAAGCTGCTGAAAGAGAAGATCGCTAAACATGGCGTGAGAAATAGCCTGCTGCTCGCCCCGATGCCCACAGCGTCCACCGCCCAGATCCTGGGTAACAACGAGTCCATCGAAGCCTACACCAGCAACATCTACACTCGCAGGGTCCTCTCTGGAGAGTTCCAGATTGTTAATCCTCACCTGCTCAAAGACCTGACGGAGAAGGGGCTGTGGAGCGAGGAGATGAAGAACAGTCTGATCGCCAACAACGGATCTGTTCAAGTAACTTGACATTTCCAGATCCACTTAACACGTTTTTCTTGTAAAATGATCAATAATAGGAACTTTTTCATTTTGACAGGACATCGGTGAGATTCCAGATGATTTGAAGCAGCTGTATAAAACTGTTTGGGAAATCTCCCAGAAGACTGTATTAAAGATGGCTGCCGACCGTGGTGCCTACATAGACCAGAGCCAGTCGCTGAACATCCACATCGCAGAGCCAAACTATGGAAAACTATCCAGCATGCACTTCTACGGTTGGAAACAGGTGCGCTAACGTCTGCGAGACaaagatacagtggggcaaaaaagtatttagtcagccaccgattgtgcaagttctcccacttaaaatgatgacagaggttagggctgctcgattatggcaaaaataatcacgattatggtgactgaaattgagatcatgattatttaggacgatttttctatttatgttgattttatttgtttttattcagtcataaaattgctcagggcacaatcaggacaaaaaataaataagaaacaagatgatcactaaaataactcctgattcccagtataaaaagaccaatatacttacagcccatagtttatgacccaagagctatagaccttggtttaactcatgtaagtctaacgagtacagaaccaaataccaatatcttgtaaatactgacagcaagaattatacagtggcatttataacaaataaatgcaaataaattgatgttcacaaaatgttgcataacatttattgagtcgtgtcaaggtgctgtaggagcgtgcactagcaccgtgtcctcagagaggttggttattatttatcagcgtgaggaacttatttctaccttatttataaactatttatttacaggtccaacagttaatgtaataattgtcccaaccacagctgcaccccccaccccggtctcacagcaatcggggcaagctgcacgtgcacatttagccgtttttagcggctcaggagcccgcaggtgcggtgtgtgtgtcactcactctggttactccaacatggAGCCggttccgagagctgtttctttagcgaccgacacatcactacatcattccctttcctaatgttgtgaagaacggtccggagcgcaggcggagtgtttagctaacctgcaggaaatgtcgacagttatccagaaagtagctaagggttaccagagatgtttctgaggtgttcgctaggtacttttaagatttaaaaagtcaagaagggggtctgaaaagctgttggaaatagcgtcgaagtcgccaagttggcaacactgtggaggagcgcttcatttgcaactcagggcagcgcaagtgggaggagcaaataatcggcttgttttgttttttataatcgttcaaaactcagatcgtaatcgtgactaaaattcgattaattgagcagccctaacagaggtcagtaatttacatcataggtacacttcaactgtgatagacagaatgtgaaaaaaatccctgaattcacatggcaggatttttaaagaatttatttgtaaatcagggtggaaaataagtatttggtcacttcaaacaaggaaaatctctggctctcacagacctatatcatcttctttaagaagcttttctgtcctccacttgttacctgtattaatggcacctgtttgaactcattatctgtataaaagacacctgtccacagcctcaaacagtcagactccaaactccactatggccaagaccaaagagctttcgaaggacaccaggaaaagaattgtagacctgcaccagactgggaagagtgaatctacaataggcaagcagcttggtgtgaaaaaatcaactgtgggagcaattatcagaaaatggaagacatacaagaccactgataatctccctcgatctggggctccatgcaagatctcatcccgtggagtcaaaatgatcatgagaacggtgagcaagaatcccagaaccacacagggggacctggtgaaCGACCTgatgagagctgggaccacagtaacaaaggtcaccatcagtaacacactacaaaaccagggaatcaaatcctgcagtgccagacgtgttccgctgctgaagccagtgcatgtccaggcccatctgaagtttgccagagagcacatggatgatacagcagaggattgggagaatgtcatgtggtcagatgaaaccaaagtagaactttttgggataaactcaactcgtcgtgtttggaggaagaagaatacggagttgcatcccaagaacaccatatctactgtgaagcatgggggtgggaacatcatgctttggggatgtttttctgctaaggggacaggacgactgatccgtgttaaggacagaatgaatggggccatgtatcgtgagattctgagccaaaacctccttccatcagtgagagctttgaagatgaaacgtggctgggtcttccaacatgacaatgatcccaaacacaccgcccgggcaacaaaggagtggctccataagaagcatttgaaagtcctggagtggcctagccagtctccagacctcaatcccatagaaaatctgtggagggagttaaaagtccgtgttgctcggcgacagccccaaaacatcactgctcttgagaagatctgcatggaggaatgggccaaaataccagctgctgtgtgtgcaaacctggtaaagacctatagtaattgtttgacctctgttattgccaactaaggttatgttacaaaggattgagttgcatttttgttattgaccaaatacttattttccaccctgatttacaaataaattctttaaaaatcctgtcatgtgaattcatggattttttttttctcattctgtctctcacagttgaagtgtacctatgatgtaaattactgacctctgtcatcattttaagtgggagaacttgcacaatcggtggctgactaaatacttttttgccccactgtaaactgtTGAATAGAAATGCTGAATTAATTATTTTTTTCCTCTTCTTCACAGGGATTAAAGACGGGAATGTATTACCTAAGGACGAAGCCCGCCGCCAACCCCATCCAGTTCACCCTGAACAAGGAGAAGCTGAAGGAGGTGCCGGAGAGCAAGGCCTCAGAGGAGGAGGTCAAGGAGAGGAACAAAGCAGCCATGGTGTGTTCTCTGGAGAACCGAGACGAGTGTCTTGCCTGTGGATCGTAGACTTTATATAAACCCACTTCAGCTCGGAAATGTGCCCGATGACATAAAGGCTCCAGATGGCAATTAATACATTTTCACTGTGTGCATTTGTAATGTACAGAGCaaagtttatttttattcacTGTTTTGTATTTTATGTTGGAAAATAAAACTTGAACCTATCAAAACCTCTTGGAAATTGGCTTCATTTAAATATTTGttaacatttttttctaaaaCCAAAGTTTTAAGAGCTAAAGATTATTCTCATTCACTAATATCTGAATTATTAAATCGTCACCCAAATGTGCACTTAGATTAAAATGGCTACGTAAAACTGATCATTTAAATAACCTTGAACATGTTTTTCAACCTTGGTAATATCTTTACCATTTGTACAATTTTAGCTTTTTTAgctaatttaattttcattccctGAATATTCTAAAACATTTTATGGATTCTAATCAAATAGAAATACAAGCTTTGGTtgcaaatgtttaaaatatttacCAAGTATTCTAACATGGATTTCCTTTTGTATTTTTGCAAAAACCAATAAAAAGTTAAAACCTCCATATTTTCCATCCATAAGCAGGTATTTTGTATAATTTTAACACATTTCTAATTCACAAATACACACGAAACAAGTCAATGTTCATAgttattttaatatatttttttataaaataatgaaaacatAATTTACACTTAAATGTACAAGTCATTAAAACCCAAAGAAAACAGAAATGTCTGGTTTGCTGAACATTCTTCGGCCAACAGCAGAGAGAACCGGACAAGGAATCAAAGATGAAACggcaatataaacacacacagtaCCTTCTTATCTTTATATGTTCTGCAACAAtgtgttaaaaaataaattataaaaaataTTCAACATAAAAAAGCTATCATACAGTTAGCAATAAAGAATTAGTGACTTGTTCAAATAGCTTAAAATTACACAGATTGTTTATGTTCATAAAAAGAAAGCTCACCCCTTTTACGAAAGCAAATGAAAGATTAAGACTAAATAAAACCACCAGCTGAAGATGGAGTTCTTTACTAAACACCTGTTGCTGAGAGGTCTGAACGCTCCTACCCTCGAGTACAGTGGACCAGAGACACGAGGAAATTAAAGCTGATGTTATAAAAATACGAGCAGTTTCTTGTCCAGTTAGAAGCCATAATAAACTACTTGTTCCTACTTGTGCGAGAGGGATGGGTTTCAGAAAATCAACAGTACAAATTCAAAAACAGCTCATCACAGCATTTAGTTAGTTCATGGAAAGTAACTGTTGAACCGTCAAAAATCCTGTTTCTGGCCCAAGTGGCAGATTCTCCACATCAGTCAGTTCAAACATCGTCTTCTTTTTAAAAAGTCCCGTTAACCACAAATATTAAAGGGATGCCTAAACCTGTACAAGCAGCAGCACAAACCCTCCGACGGCGACGATGTTGGGTGATTAACAGCATCTTAAGGAACCTGAGTAAGCTGGAAAGTCTGATCTGCTTTTAGATCTGGAATCCTGCTGATGTCCATCTGAATACAAAACCACATTTTTTTGTATTTATCTGAAACATTTCAGATTTATCTACTACTGGAAACAACTGTCCATAAAGTACCAGGATCCAAACAAAGACACATTTCTGTAGGAAAATAGATATGGTAGACAATATTACCATTAGGGAAGCCATTTGTTGTGTTCATTTGGGTTCATTACAAGGTTTagggatggacacacacacacacacacacacacacacacacacacacacacacacacacacacacacacacacacacacacacacacacacacacacacacacacacacacacacacacacacacacacgtcctgaAGAAGATTCAGTGTTCAGTAAATTTCATGTGCAGTTAAAGTTTCCAGTCAAACATATTTATGCCAGAAGCTTCATTTAGATTAAAACCACAGGACTAGTTAGACATTGTGATGGATTATGTTTAACCTTCTGTTGAGTTTAAGTTTGATGGAGCTATTGGCTCAAACTTTCAGTATGAATTTGGTTTTTAGGTTTAATTCTGACAGATTGAAaatagcaacattaattttaaaaAGGATGTTCAAGTCGATATTAGTGTTAAAGTGAAAAGGCACCCACTTTCCTTTCAAACGTGTCAATAATTTACAGTACTGATTATCATGATTAACTTGTATGTAAAAGTCTTTTCATCTGTTTGAGACACCGTGAATAATGGTGTTCTCCTTTTACACAGAGAGGAAGCATAACACTTTAAATGTCACAACTATtctttaaaacacaaaaataactcAGGATAAAAGTAGTGATCCATTATGCTTATATCTGAGATGACAGGGCACTGCTAAAAACTGGGAAATTCAAGTCAAAACACTACAGACAATAAAAGATATGATGCTGATGTTTCACGCTCTGATCAGTGAGGTGAGGAGGGTCGCGGTTCGTCCGTGACAAGAGGACAGAAGAGAATCATGGTCCAAAAGTCTCATCTTACAGCAAACAGGTCTGTTCATCACTCacttgtccacacacacacacacacacacacacacacacacacacacacacacacacacacacacacacacaattaaattCTTCTTGCCTCAAACACTGTTGTGCAGGAATGCTTCTGAGTTTTGTACCGTCACACATCTCTCCTTCCTTCAGTACAACGTTGATAATGTGGCTGCATGAGAATTGGACCACACAGGCACCTGTCCACAGCACTGTAGACCTTCCAACCCAGTGTGGTGCATTCTGGGAAATGCAGTCTAGTTTATTTTGGTCTGATTTGCTGCAGAAACAGTATTAGGCCTCTCCAGGTGATGTGTTGTCTTAAACAGTCGGGCTCTCCTCTCCTCGCCACTCTTCTGGCATAGTAATGTATTTATATGCATCGTAACAGTGAGACGTCTTCACTTCAGTTTAGAAAAATAAACGGGGCTCATTGAACAGACGAGGGGCAGAAGGGTGTTGTTTTAGAAATCCAGATTGTTGTTTCTGCTTATTTTATTCCTCATCAGTTCTGGATTAGGGCAGTTCAGTGTGAGCTGAGGGGTTGACATCGCTGTGTCCTATGCCACACCTGCAAGTGCAAAGAATCATGGATCTATTGTAGTTCTCACGAGCCCAAGTTTCATAGTCTGCAGCAGCTGTCCATCACTCTCTCTTTGAGTTGCTGTCGTGAGTAAGGGTGCGAGCCTCGTGGTCACTTTCCGATTTGTTGAGGTTGGTGATGAGCTTGCTGAACTGGCGCAGCTGCTGGCTGGCAGTCTGACTCTCCTCCTGCAGCCGCTGGTTGTTCTCTCGCAGGTTCGCCATTTCTGCTAGCAGGACGACTTTATCCTGCTTCTCCTGAGGAGAGAAACAAACAAAATGAGAAAACACGACAAAAATTAACGGCAACAAGTTGAGTGCGTCCTTCCCGCTGATCATGTAAAAATGCTTCCATGTTCTTGGTTAAAAATTATCGCTGAATTTTATACATGAAAAATAAAATCACCTTCTCTAGGTCATTGTTCAGCTGTTTTAACATCATCTCTAGGTGGTGAAGCCGACCCGACAAATCGTTGGGAACCTCATCACTGTAAACCAAGAAGATTCAAATACTATAAACACTCAGCTGCCAAAACCCCCCAATTATTCGGGAAACAAACATTCCACTAGGGTTTTAAAACCTCCTGAAAAGTTCCCAGTAACACCTGATCGTGTTAGCAGCTGGAGCAGAGGCACACCTACCCACTGAACGTTGGTGTAGTTCGTGGCGTCTGAGGAGTCTGAAACTGGACCGGACTGTTGGCTGGTCTCGTCTCTGGACCTCCAAGTTGCGGCTCAGAAACGGCTCTTTGTGCTGCAGCAAAGACAtgtgattatttattatttaatatttttactgTTCGTAACACAAACTGGATGCTCTGCACAGGTGGAGAGCAGAGCCAAGAAAAGAAACATTTGGGTGATgaatgtcctctttctccttcagtAGTGTTGGGTAAATGTATCACGTGTTATTTTTATATCCGATTTTGGGTTTGTCCCTTCACCCACCTTCGTAGGCTTTAGCAGCATTGACCAGGCTGGACCACTCAAGTCCACAGGCCGTGTCAGGGAGAGGCATCAGTCCAGGATCGAGCCTCCTCAGTGGTGGGACTTTGTCTCTTATCTCAGTAAGGGACAACTCTGATGCAGAGAGTGGCACTGAAGGCAGAAAGAAGGGGATAAGCAGCATGTAGGATGCAACATTCAGAAGTATTCCTAATCCATCAGCTCTAACACTCACTCTTCTTGCTCTGCATGTGGTTGGAGGAGCTTGAGTGTTTACGGGTGGGCAGCGTGCAGGTGAACAGCACATCTGTGGGGTTCATCTGGTTCTCGGAGCAGGCGAAGCTAGCGTCTCTACGCCCGCTGCACAGGGACTCGTCTGAAAAGGTGCGTTGCAGGTTGTGTCTGGGAGACTACAAGGACAAACATCACAGGTCAGAGCTGTGTTCATGACAACAAAACTGCTGTCAAACACGAGAGGCTCCACACCAGATCAGTCTGTGACATCTCTCCGGGGCCGTCCATGATGATTAGTTTCTTTAGGTCGTCTTCGATGGTGCTCTTGTACGTCCGACGGGGAGAACGCAGGTCCCTCAGTGATGCTCGGAGTCGAGGTTGCCCAAACACGTTCTTTGAGTTTGTATCCACATGCCTGGTGAGATGAGAGATCAGCTGATTTTTAGTATTTCAGAAGCCGCGTCTTTTCCTAAATGAGACTTTGTTAAACGGGGACTCCGTTACTTCTTGCTGTGGCTGCTGTCAGAACTGGATGTTGAAGTTGTGTTAGAAAGCGACGAGGTGTTGCCCTCTTCCGTCTGTTTTGCAGTCGATTTGCTCTTCCCATAAAAGGCCTTGAGGGCGGAGCTGGATAAAGGAGTGGAGCTCATCTGAGCTGAAGTGGGTGTGGCCGTAGATGCTCGGACAGGCCGTGCTTTCTCTCCTGATGGAGTCTTGTAACCCTGTGGTGTGTAGGTCCTTAAAGAAACAGATTGATGCATGACGAATCAAACACAATCCACATTTCAACCACAAACATGCAGCGGGTAACATTTTAACTTTCAAACAAGCAGCAGTAAATAGTCTGTCCCTCATCAGGTCTTAAATTAGACAAATTCAGCcttaaataaacagaaaaacagGAGAGTTTACACCGACTCtctgctgtgaaattgttatGATGATGCTGTCCACTGGTGCTCAGATCCCCACTGACAGACGGCAGCATTAAAGCTGGTGACACAGAGGTTTTAAACACAGATTGTTTTAATCCAGTATCAAGTGTGTTTGCGTTTTAAATGACTGCAGGAATTTACCATGGTAATCTGTATGTTTATCAGGGATTGTGCAGCAATAAGGCTTTTATATAGAAAAACACCTAAAAATGCACAATTTATCACTTTAATACTTACAAAATTGTTAGTAATTACAAGttttttgtaaaataaaagcCTCAGACGTGGACTGAATCTGCCCTTCAAAGATGATGAAACAGAAATGTGTCTTATGTTAGCTCTTACCTGGGTTTGAAAGGATCTATCTTCTCCACGCTGGAGCCAGGAAGTGGGAAAGTCTTAGTCAGGTACCCTTTGGTCTGACTGTCAGCAGCTGGAAGGAGTGGGGAAGATTCTCGTTTCTTAGCCTCTCCTCTACCAATGGTCCTTCCCGTGGACAGCTCCTGGATGCCGCTGTAGGTTGCAGAGCTGTGCGTGGCCTTGTGAAACTGGTTATTGGACATGTTTCCGTGGCGATTGTTGTAGTGATTGGAGGCGTCGATGCCACTGTCACTGGAGCCTCCTTTGTTGAGAAGGTCAGGGTCAGGATCAACTAGGTCAACAAGACCAACACCGCCTCCATCAAACCAGCGCTCGTCACTGTGGCCGCTGGATGCGTTACTGGACAGTGTGTTGCTGCTGGAGTGGCTCGAGTACTGAGTCTCACCCTGCACGGCAAACGAGGACGACAAACAAATGAGACTCAGCCAGGGAGGCAGAAAAGGCTACACATAAATACAACCCTCTAATGATGAGTCTGACCTTCGAGTGTCTGTTTGGAGAGTCTTTCCCCAGGACATCCTGTCTGACTACTCTCCTCTGCACCCCTCCACCAGCTGGTCCTCGGGATGACGATGATGCTGGGACGTGCCAGAGGGGTTCTGGACAGAAACATGGAATCAAATAAATGACACTAAGCGACCATTGCTGGAAAAGAGGATTAAATACTTATAGCACATTTAGACACAGACCTCCGAGTCACATTATatctctcacagtcacagtccgataTCGCAGTTCAATCGAACAGACACAGAAATCCTGATCTGGGAGATCCCATCCACCTCTAACCTGGTATATTACCACCATTCAAACACATATGAAAATAATAAAGATCAATGTGAAGCTTGTAGATATATTTGTTCTTCTTTGGTTTGAATACCATCATTTAAGCATTTAGTTCTACACTCTTGAATCTTTATTTAGCACAATGTTCCCCAGCAAGTCAAAATgcgtgtttttctaatttttgtacTTTTCTTCTTAATACTGCTATTAATCCTCAAGATAATCTCAGATGAGAGCAAGGCCAGTGAATCAAAATAAAACCAGCAGTGATTCCAAATGCATAAAGATAAAATTAATCAAGCTTCATAGATACTTGACATGCAGGCAGTGGACTGTTTGCTTACTTAAAAATGTTGCGTGACGCATACAACCCGACTTCATTCATTTTATGACGAAGCTAACTGATGCTGAATACCTGTTTTGCAGCGCTCCATGGTGCTCTCCTGGCTGGTGAAGCCAGAGGAAGACTCTCCACTGGAGATGACATCTACGCTGAAATGGGGCTCATTAGTCAGCAGGGGGCGCTGTGCCAGTCCATACCTACAAAGATCATGGGAGATGTTTGTGTCTAATCAACACATTCATGTGAATTTCCAACATAAAATGATTAAAAGATACCACTCAGACAGGAATATTCTTTCCAAATAAGTCATCAACGAtctacactttggatttaaacgcTGGAGGAGATTTTCA
Encoded here:
- the LOC107380274 gene encoding ribonucleoside-diphosphate reductase large subunit, with protein sequence MMHVIKRDGRHERVMFDKITSRIQKLCYGLNSDFVDPAQITMKVIQGLYSGVTTVELDTLAAEIAATLTTKHPDYAILAARIAVSNLHKETKKVFSEVMEDLYNYINPLNKQHSPMISKETLNIVLENKDRLNSAIIYDRDFSYNFFGFKTLERSYLLKINGKVAERPQHMLMRVSVGIHERDIDAAIETYNLLSEKWFTHASPTLFNAGTNRPQLSSCFLLAMKDDSIEGIYDTLKQCALISKSAGGIGVAVSCIRSTGSYIAGTNGNSNGLVPMLRVYNNTARYVDQGGNKRPGAFAMYLEPWHFDVFDFLELKKNTGKEEQRARDLFYALWIPDLFMKRVESNQNWSLMCPNECPGLDECWGEEFEKLYTKYENEGRVKRVVKAQQLWYAIIESQTETGTPYMLYKDACNRKSNQQNLGTIKCSNLCTEVVEYTSKDEVAVCNLASIALNMYVTPERTFDFKKLASVTKVIVKNLNKVIEINYYPVPEAEKSNKRHRPIGIGVQGLADAFILMRYPFESPEAQLLNIQIFETIYYAALEASCELAAEFGPYETYEGSPVSKGILQYDMWDKTPTDLWDWKLLKEKIAKHGVRNSLLLAPMPTASTAQILGNNESIEAYTSNIYTRRVLSGEFQIVNPHLLKDLTEKGLWSEEMKNSLIANNGSVQDIGEIPDDLKQLYKTVWEISQKTVLKMAADRGAYIDQSQSLNIHIAEPNYGKLSSMHFYGWKQGLKTGMYYLRTKPAANPIQFTLNKEKLKEVPESKASEEEVKERNKAAMVCSLENRDECLACGS